Proteins encoded by one window of Pseudanabaena sp. BC1403:
- a CDS encoding DUF4132 domain-containing protein, which yields MACKNYASDSSNWTESQVKRLWQLIRWIDEPKGTVPHYLQDERGSYLILPISNQSEGQIKRCRPSLIQMIVAFKANAVTEADLLDSLIGERLGNYYYSFRELSALTQRDRTRNEFSNLPETDYQYLLELVDRCRRRIVEIECDRGDLPTPATEAALSLQSVLGIAPVIKLLQNLGKEQFIRGWSYDRASKAAIFSHLIRVSFPLPTDTPELFAQQFTASGLTNRKAIELAVYAPQWARYVGHLLESPAFAEAVWWFHAHTKDSHWQVEQSIREGWSAQVGEHTPLTSQDLVDGAVDVAWFWRAYRAMTPAQWEEIHEAAKFAAGGQGHTRARLFADAMLGQVEKSATIDRIQTKRHQDSVRALGLIPLESENREADILQRYEVIQEFMQGTKQFGSQRQASEKLAARIALENLSRTAGYADPQRLEWAMEAKAIADLVEGSVTVTEGDVSVSLSLDALGAPNLTVVKKGKPQKTIPATLKKNAEIMAFQERKQKLTKQASRMRLSLEQSMCRGDRFTGAELQQLLIHPILRPMLQQLIFVGETAIGYPQDSRLRKYDSTYAQLNSADLVRIAHPADLVKTGEWHLWQQECFHTERSQPFKQIFRELYLPIPTEETEHKGSRRYAGHQVNPRQALALFGQRGWVANSYDYESSIHRIFYDQDIYVSVETDRGWTTPAEVEGLTIDAVYFSQRSRGNALKLDQVPAIVFSEVMRDLDLVVSVAHQGGVDPEASASTVEMRSALIRETNRLLKLTNVNLQNNYALIEGELGSYSVHLGSGVVHRQPGGSLCIVPVHSQHRGRLFLPFADDDPKTAEIISKILLLAKDKEIKDPTILPQIL from the coding sequence ATGGCTTGTAAGAACTATGCCTCTGATTCTAGTAACTGGACAGAGTCACAGGTTAAGCGCTTGTGGCAACTTATACGCTGGATTGATGAGCCAAAAGGAACCGTACCTCACTATCTACAGGATGAAAGGGGGAGCTATCTAATATTGCCCATTAGCAATCAGTCCGAAGGACAAATTAAGCGTTGTCGTCCGAGTTTAATCCAGATGATTGTTGCCTTCAAAGCCAATGCAGTTACTGAGGCAGATCTTTTAGACAGTTTAATTGGCGAACGGTTAGGGAACTACTACTATAGTTTTAGAGAATTAAGCGCATTAACTCAGCGCGATCGCACCCGCAATGAGTTCTCTAATTTACCCGAAACTGATTATCAGTATTTATTAGAATTAGTCGATCGCTGTCGGCGGCGGATTGTGGAAATAGAATGCGATCGCGGCGATTTACCTACTCCTGCGACAGAAGCCGCCTTGAGCTTGCAGTCTGTATTAGGGATTGCCCCTGTGATTAAACTTTTGCAAAATTTAGGCAAAGAACAGTTTATCCGAGGATGGAGCTACGATCGCGCTAGTAAAGCCGCCATATTTAGCCATCTCATTCGCGTTTCCTTCCCTCTGCCCACCGATACCCCCGAACTATTCGCGCAGCAATTTACCGCTTCTGGACTTACTAATCGCAAAGCGATCGAGCTGGCTGTCTATGCTCCTCAATGGGCGCGTTATGTGGGGCATCTACTGGAATCTCCCGCATTTGCCGAAGCCGTATGGTGGTTCCATGCCCATACCAAAGATTCCCATTGGCAAGTCGAGCAATCGATTAGAGAAGGTTGGAGCGCTCAAGTTGGTGAACATACTCCCCTCACCAGCCAAGATTTAGTAGATGGTGCTGTCGATGTAGCTTGGTTTTGGCGAGCCTATCGCGCCATGACACCTGCTCAATGGGAAGAAATCCACGAAGCGGCAAAATTTGCGGCGGGCGGACAAGGGCATACTCGGGCGCGTCTGTTTGCGGATGCTATGTTAGGACAAGTTGAGAAATCGGCAACCATTGATCGCATTCAAACAAAGCGCCATCAGGATTCTGTGCGAGCCTTGGGCTTAATTCCCTTAGAGTCAGAGAATCGTGAAGCCGATATTTTGCAACGCTACGAAGTTATTCAAGAATTTATGCAGGGTACTAAACAATTTGGTTCCCAACGGCAGGCAAGTGAAAAACTAGCCGCCCGCATTGCCCTCGAAAACCTATCGCGGACGGCTGGATATGCCGATCCTCAACGCCTAGAATGGGCAATGGAAGCCAAAGCGATCGCTGATTTAGTAGAAGGTTCAGTCACGGTGACAGAAGGCGATGTTTCCGTTAGTCTCAGTCTTGACGCGCTCGGCGCTCCTAATTTAACGGTAGTCAAAAAAGGTAAACCGCAAAAAACGATTCCTGCGACCCTCAAAAAGAATGCAGAAATTATGGCTTTTCAGGAGCGCAAGCAAAAACTAACCAAACAAGCCTCAAGAATGAGGTTGTCTCTCGAACAGTCCATGTGTCGAGGCGATCGCTTTACGGGGGCAGAACTACAACAATTACTAATTCATCCCATTCTGCGCCCGATGTTGCAGCAGCTAATTTTTGTTGGTGAAACGGCGATCGGTTATCCGCAAGATTCTCGATTGCGAAAATATGACAGCACCTACGCCCAACTCAATTCTGCTGATCTAGTCCGAATCGCCCATCCCGCCGATCTTGTAAAAACTGGTGAATGGCATCTCTGGCAACAAGAATGTTTCCATACCGAGCGATCGCAACCTTTCAAACAAATTTTTCGAGAACTCTATCTTCCTATTCCTACGGAAGAAACTGAACATAAAGGTTCTCGCCGCTATGCTGGACATCAAGTGAATCCCAGACAGGCTTTGGCTTTATTTGGACAGCGTGGCTGGGTGGCGAATAGTTACGATTACGAATCAAGTATCCATCGCATTTTTTATGACCAAGATATTTATGTCTCTGTCGAAACTGATAGGGGTTGGACTACTCCCGCCGAGGTGGAAGGTTTAACTATTGATGCTGTCTACTTCTCACAGCGCAGTCGAGGCAATGCGCTCAAACTCGATCAAGTTCCTGCCATAGTGTTTAGCGAAGTCATGCGCGATCTTGACCTAGTGGTGAGCGTGGCGCATCAAGGCGGGGTCGATCCAGAGGCAAGTGCTTCTACGGTGGAAATGCGATCGGCACTGATTCGGGAAACCAATCGATTATTGAAGTTGACCAATGTCAATTTACAAAATAACTATGCCCTGATCGAAGGTGAACTCGGCAGCTATTCTGTCCATCTTGGCAGTGGTGTGGTACATCGCCAACCAGGGGGCTCCCTTTGTATTGTTCCCGTTCACAGTCAGCATCGAGGTAGATTATTCCTTCCCTTTGCCGACGACGATCCGAAAACTGCGGAAATAATTTCTAAGATTTTATTACTCGCAAAGGACAAAGAAATTAAAGATCCCACGATTTTGCCGCAAATACTTTAA
- a CDS encoding HEAT repeat domain-containing protein — MLKREQASQELQKFATLPHAWLERHQLAIASLPDSLREIAWALLRRDSQGLETRNWDELSKVANRLGEVNAQERYQIFEALCPLIAKYVEAGWQLHQRLPYQNSYQRQPFRLSSSIIPTTLVNWVQGILNIVQQYEQDIDWYAVWVAYIHQYSDIGILFAAAIEAEDEHSEEILKILLDSARGEHAIAAMGNHVVRSLLVVNRPDCWTFVENLLLAAQRQEGLRQTILEAIAQAHPQAFRRMVRLILEQDLIRFSATIRAVDQWFGFGWTVEHKKIAERSLRQVLGFLEDANLRQSGLESTDPHEVYLCLWAIAFDNAEAAIAPATLLLQHSQVEIRFVAAFLLNQLHLGLAQEALLPSLEDDDLRVAAQAFRSIQNKLANTDLFERLESFLQRIPANEKKLQPIVWEWMLLSLNRSEVIRTLNNRLGDRSPRRMIPYLSEMDVWLRVQVIQLLLKEQPWDDEIQEQVFAAMRDRSSHLREQIFKLLKPYPLNSELIVKMEGLLTRKGSDLRRGVLNLILNQSDNDVLVSSDRLLNSKDAGQRLSGLELLDEMIRAKRLSDDCYQKVEAYHQRPKLTAAEVELLQKFSEPEKQQTATLENGLGLFDPSQRTPAIPPEFPDREIVLVSEAAKNILRSLDELIHEHRNTPINSLNSDGTESEEKLLGNLRWLRARIPQKSVAKSLDDLPLAEVWQTWWEGRSAELRDDDGYELLRAAASLSGLFHEKIFQDHSFFQMSYFADNSPKWVKKCQKSLVIDVPQLNYHELISNLIEWFLSIAPPVNCVDFILDAAQYSLASIRKAIAQDLEPSQTEPEDGVDLTESSSENDLLAILNANISGFSGMGLNVSTILSQINSGMNLKGLRQSSPSDKYD; from the coding sequence ATGCTAAAACGCGAACAGGCTTCTCAGGAGCTACAAAAATTTGCTACCCTCCCCCATGCTTGGTTGGAGCGCCACCAATTGGCGATCGCATCTCTACCAGATAGTTTAAGAGAAATTGCTTGGGCTTTATTGCGAAGAGATTCCCAAGGATTGGAGACAAGAAATTGGGATGAGCTTTCTAAAGTAGCTAATCGGTTGGGAGAAGTTAATGCTCAGGAAAGATATCAAATCTTTGAAGCGCTATGTCCATTAATTGCCAAATATGTAGAAGCTGGTTGGCAATTACATCAGCGACTACCCTATCAGAATAGCTATCAAAGGCAGCCATTTCGCTTGTCATCTTCCATTATCCCTACCACTTTAGTTAATTGGGTACAGGGCATTCTGAACATAGTTCAGCAATACGAACAGGATATTGATTGGTATGCAGTTTGGGTTGCTTATATTCATCAATACAGCGATATTGGCATCCTGTTCGCGGCGGCGATTGAAGCTGAAGATGAGCATTCGGAAGAAATATTAAAAATATTACTAGACTCGGCAAGGGGGGAACATGCGATCGCGGCTATGGGCAATCATGTCGTGCGATCGCTATTGGTTGTGAATCGACCAGATTGTTGGACATTTGTTGAGAATTTGCTGCTAGCTGCCCAACGTCAGGAAGGACTACGGCAGACAATTTTGGAAGCGATCGCTCAGGCGCATCCCCAAGCTTTTCGGCGCATGGTGAGGTTGATTTTAGAGCAGGATTTGATCCGCTTTAGTGCCACGATTCGAGCAGTAGATCAGTGGTTTGGCTTTGGTTGGACTGTCGAACATAAGAAAATAGCCGAGCGATCGCTGCGTCAAGTATTAGGATTTCTTGAAGATGCGAATTTAAGGCAGTCAGGTTTAGAAAGTACCGATCCTCATGAAGTTTATCTTTGTCTATGGGCGATCGCCTTTGATAATGCTGAAGCTGCCATCGCCCCTGCGACGCTCTTACTCCAACATTCTCAAGTTGAAATTCGCTTTGTGGCGGCTTTTTTGTTGAACCAATTGCATCTAGGCTTAGCCCAAGAAGCTCTATTACCTAGTTTAGAAGATGATGATTTGCGAGTTGCTGCTCAGGCTTTTCGGAGTATCCAAAACAAATTAGCGAATACCGATCTATTTGAGCGTTTAGAATCTTTTTTACAGCGAATTCCCGCCAATGAGAAGAAACTACAACCCATAGTTTGGGAATGGATGCTGTTGAGCTTAAACCGTTCAGAGGTTATTCGTACCTTAAATAATCGTTTAGGCGATCGCTCTCCTAGAAGGATGATTCCTTATCTGTCGGAGATGGACGTTTGGCTGCGGGTTCAAGTAATCCAATTATTGCTTAAAGAGCAACCTTGGGATGATGAGATACAGGAGCAAGTTTTTGCGGCAATGCGCGATCGCTCTTCCCATTTGCGCGAACAAATTTTCAAGTTGCTTAAGCCATATCCTCTCAACTCAGAATTGATTGTCAAAATGGAGGGGTTACTCACCCGTAAAGGTAGCGATCTGCGGCGGGGAGTGTTGAATTTAATCTTGAATCAATCTGATAATGATGTTCTTGTCAGTAGCGATCGCCTTTTAAACAGTAAAGATGCGGGTCAACGCTTATCAGGGCTAGAATTATTAGATGAAATGATTCGGGCAAAACGGCTGAGCGATGACTGTTATCAAAAAGTGGAAGCCTATCACCAAAGACCAAAACTCACCGCCGCCGAAGTAGAGCTTTTACAAAAATTTTCTGAACCTGAGAAGCAGCAAACTGCTACTCTCGAAAATGGCTTGGGGCTGTTCGATCCCAGTCAACGTACTCCCGCGATTCCGCCCGAATTTCCCGATCGCGAAATTGTATTAGTTTCTGAAGCTGCTAAAAATATTTTGCGATCGCTCGACGAGCTAATTCATGAACACCGAAATACGCCTATTAACTCCTTAAATTCAGATGGAACTGAATCCGAAGAAAAGCTTCTGGGAAATCTTAGGTGGCTGAGGGCGAGAATTCCGCAAAAATCTGTGGCAAAAAGCCTAGACGACCTACCCTTAGCAGAAGTATGGCAAACTTGGTGGGAAGGACGTTCAGCCGAACTGCGCGATGATGATGGCTATGAATTATTACGAGCGGCTGCTTCTTTATCTGGACTATTCCATGAAAAAATTTTCCAAGATCATAGTTTTTTTCAGATGAGTTATTTTGCTGACAACTCTCCTAAATGGGTTAAAAAATGCCAAAAGAGCTTAGTGATTGATGTTCCGCAACTTAATTATCATGAATTAATTTCTAATTTAATAGAGTGGTTTTTAAGTATTGCTCCGCCTGTTAATTGCGTGGATTTCATTCTAGATGCAGCCCAATATTCCCTAGCTTCTATTCGTAAGGCGATCGCACAGGATTTAGAGCCATCTCAAACTGAACCTGAAGATGGAGTAGATCTCACAGAAAGCTCTTCGGAGAATGATCTGCTCGCCATCCTAAATGCCAATATTTCTGGGTTTTCGGGGATGGGGCTCAACGTATCGACAATTCTATCCCAAATTAATTCTGGGATGAACTTGAAAGGTCTGCGCCAAAGTTCTCCATCAGACAAATACGATTGA
- the pcrA gene encoding DNA helicase PcrA: MSSNFLLHLNPAQQKAASHLHGPMLVVAGAGSGKTRTLTYRIANLMLNHGVAPEQILAVTFTNKAGKEMNERIQSLLTQEVVQRELGKTLSEIPDWEQDKLRKKVYKQYINSYAQDGLWMGTFHSMCCRILRLDIDKYKDSNGRSWAKNFSVFDDSDAQSLVKDIVINQLNLDEKKFEPKSVRFAIGNAKNKGWTPEEYEAQSDDSSFRKRAIAQVYSLYQNQLATNNALDFDDLIFLPVRLFKQNPEVLNYWHNRFKHILVDEYQDTNRTQYDLIQLLSTNDKKPTWENRSIFVVGDADQSIYSFRSADFTILMEFQEAFGDRLPDAHTGTMIKLEENYRSVANILEIANQLIDHNTQRIDKVLKATRPDGDLIELFRADDEVDEAQFVIEQIRRVKTKTPSANLGHFAILYRTNAQSRPFEEMLVRWNIPYKVVGGLRFYDRKEIKDVLSYLRLLSNPSDTLGLMRIINVPKRSIGKATLDKLQQAAQELSVPIWDIISDETTVKTLAGRSARGVLSFVELMQKWQAKVAVTPAADIIQGILAESGYVDELKAQSNDEANDRISNLQELYNAALQFAEENEDASLDAFLANAALASSLDDSSENADKVTLMTLHAAKGLEFPVVFLVGLEQGLFPSFRSINDPMALEEERRLMYVGITRAQEKLFLSHAQARRLYGNREYAIPSQFLAELPKEYLTGHGIDKFISKASQRAEATSVKGSLRSVPPVKVNAVKPKPRIDWQVGDRVMHDKFGEGQVANLLGTGDKMYLAVAFAGQGKKIIDPKLAPIQKI; encoded by the coding sequence ATGAGTTCCAATTTTTTGCTTCATCTCAACCCAGCCCAACAAAAAGCCGCAAGCCATTTGCATGGGCCAATGCTCGTGGTCGCAGGGGCAGGCTCAGGGAAAACAAGGACATTGACCTATCGTATTGCCAACTTAATGCTCAATCACGGTGTTGCACCTGAGCAAATCTTAGCCGTGACGTTTACAAATAAGGCTGGCAAGGAAATGAATGAACGAATTCAATCCTTGTTAACTCAAGAGGTCGTTCAAAGGGAATTAGGTAAAACTTTAAGCGAAATTCCTGACTGGGAACAGGACAAACTTCGCAAAAAAGTTTATAAGCAATATATAAATAGTTATGCGCAAGATGGACTATGGATGGGAACTTTCCATAGTATGTGCTGTCGAATTTTGCGCCTTGATATTGATAAATACAAAGATAGTAATGGTCGCAGCTGGGCAAAAAACTTCTCGGTTTTTGATGATTCTGACGCGCAATCTTTAGTTAAAGATATTGTCATCAATCAGCTAAACCTTGATGAAAAGAAATTTGAGCCAAAATCCGTACGTTTTGCGATCGGCAATGCCAAAAATAAAGGCTGGACTCCCGAAGAATATGAGGCTCAGAGTGATGATTCGTCTTTCCGTAAGCGTGCGATCGCACAGGTTTATAGTCTTTACCAAAATCAGCTAGCCACCAATAATGCTCTCGACTTTGATGATTTAATCTTTTTGCCAGTGCGCCTATTCAAACAAAATCCTGAAGTTCTTAACTACTGGCACAATCGCTTTAAGCATATTCTTGTTGATGAGTATCAAGACACAAACCGTACTCAATATGATTTGATTCAGCTACTCTCCACTAATGACAAAAAGCCGACTTGGGAAAATCGTTCCATTTTTGTTGTCGGTGATGCCGACCAATCGATTTATAGTTTCCGCTCTGCTGACTTTACGATCTTGATGGAATTTCAAGAAGCTTTTGGCGATCGCTTGCCCGATGCCCATACAGGCACAATGATCAAGCTAGAAGAGAACTATCGTTCCGTTGCTAATATCCTCGAAATTGCCAATCAACTGATCGACCATAACACACAACGTATCGATAAAGTCCTGAAAGCAACTAGACCCGACGGAGACTTGATCGAGCTATTCCGTGCCGATGATGAAGTTGATGAAGCACAGTTTGTGATCGAGCAGATTCGCCGCGTTAAGACCAAAACCCCTAGCGCCAATCTTGGACATTTTGCAATTCTCTATCGCACTAACGCCCAGTCTCGCCCCTTTGAAGAAATGCTGGTGCGTTGGAATATTCCTTACAAAGTTGTGGGTGGCTTACGATTTTACGATCGCAAAGAAATTAAAGATGTTCTTTCCTATTTACGCCTGCTGTCCAATCCCTCCGATACCCTCGGCTTGATGCGAATCATCAATGTTCCTAAACGCAGTATCGGTAAGGCAACTCTCGATAAGCTCCAACAAGCCGCCCAAGAACTCAGCGTCCCCATCTGGGACATCATCAGCGATGAAACCACTGTCAAGACTCTGGCTGGGCGATCGGCTAGGGGTGTGCTCTCCTTTGTGGAATTGATGCAAAAATGGCAAGCGAAAGTAGCAGTTACGCCAGCAGCGGATATCATTCAGGGCATTCTCGCCGAATCTGGCTATGTCGATGAACTGAAAGCTCAAAGTAATGATGAAGCCAACGATCGCATTTCTAACTTGCAAGAACTGTATAACGCAGCGCTACAGTTTGCCGAAGAGAATGAAGATGCTTCCCTTGATGCTTTCTTAGCTAATGCGGCTCTTGCTTCTAGTCTTGATGACAGCAGCGAGAATGCCGATAAGGTCACCTTGATGACTCTTCATGCAGCTAAAGGTTTAGAATTCCCTGTGGTCTTCCTCGTTGGTCTAGAGCAAGGCTTATTTCCTAGCTTCCGTTCCATTAACGATCCGATGGCTTTAGAAGAGGAGCGCCGTCTCATGTATGTGGGCATTACTCGCGCCCAAGAGAAGTTATTTCTTAGCCATGCTCAGGCTCGTCGTCTCTATGGCAATCGCGAATATGCTATTCCCTCTCAATTCCTTGCAGAGCTTCCCAAAGAGTATCTGACTGGACATGGCATTGATAAGTTTATCAGTAAGGCAAGTCAACGGGCTGAAGCCACTAGTGTTAAAGGTTCGCTCAGGTCTGTGCCTCCCGTCAAGGTAAATGCTGTTAAGCCCAAGCCTCGTATTGATTGGCAAGTAGGCGATCGCGTGATGCATGACAAGTTTGGTGAAGGTCAAGTTGCTAATTTGCTTGGCACTGGTGACAAGATGTATTTAGCTGTTGCTTTCGCAGGGCAAGGCAAAAAAATTATCGATCCCAAGCTTGCACCAATTCAGAAAATATAG
- a CDS encoding serine/threonine-protein kinase translates to MDIYCTRPNCTKPLNSFADLDSGNTLKTITQKFCTACGMPLLLGGRYIVERPIAQGGFGATFLARDRYTPAMKRCVVKLLQPVGLTSSQMVIAKQMFEREATVLEDLGTHPQIPDMLAYFEVQSGQDEFFYLVQEFVDGFTLEQIVEQHGAIAEADVLEIMQSLLPVLTFIHDKGSIHRDIKPSNIMVRKLDQTYFLLDFGAVKQVAGAVQGQKSTGIFTPGYGAPEQMRGDTVFPATDLYAFAVTCLFLLTGKDPDELFDVNYNTWKWDRFVTLSPHLNNVLHKMLETAPSDRFSSSADVLQALNSQISVQPSISAPIQSTPIQAPPVQSAHQTSIQVPPPAPLPNFAPSVPKPVAPRSQKTPWILAAPISIQFIAAFLLGVETMLLWQVSATVGLALIGSPANLITFAALLLGVILLRISSILDNKDLFVFVNLLSFAAVWGVQTFGKLSQFQSFPNWIEIAQYCGVAGFSAIALMAAFRLIFQLLYSFL, encoded by the coding sequence GTGGATATTTACTGCACGCGCCCGAATTGTACCAAGCCTTTAAATTCTTTTGCCGATCTTGATAGTGGCAATACGCTCAAAACGATCACTCAAAAATTCTGCACGGCTTGCGGGATGCCTTTACTGCTTGGAGGACGATATATCGTTGAACGCCCGATCGCGCAGGGTGGTTTTGGTGCGACTTTTCTTGCTCGCGATCGCTATACTCCTGCGATGAAACGCTGCGTGGTGAAGCTGTTGCAGCCCGTGGGGTTAACTAGTTCTCAGATGGTAATCGCCAAGCAAATGTTTGAGCGTGAGGCTACAGTTTTAGAAGATTTGGGGACGCATCCGCAAATCCCTGACATGCTTGCCTACTTTGAGGTGCAGTCGGGACAGGATGAATTTTTTTATTTAGTGCAGGAATTTGTTGATGGCTTTACCCTAGAACAAATTGTGGAGCAGCATGGCGCGATCGCGGAGGCGGATGTTTTAGAAATCATGCAAAGTCTGCTGCCTGTGTTGACATTTATTCATGACAAAGGCTCGATTCATCGTGATATCAAGCCCTCAAATATCATGGTGCGCAAGCTCGACCAAACTTACTTTTTACTAGATTTTGGCGCGGTCAAGCAAGTTGCTGGAGCTGTCCAAGGTCAAAAATCCACGGGTATTTTTACCCCAGGCTATGGCGCACCTGAACAAATGCGGGGCGATACGGTATTTCCTGCTACCGATCTCTATGCCTTTGCAGTAACTTGCCTCTTTTTGCTAACTGGCAAAGATCCCGACGAATTATTTGATGTAAATTACAACACTTGGAAATGGGATCGCTTTGTTACGCTAAGTCCACATCTTAATAATGTTTTACATAAAATGTTAGAGACGGCTCCCAGCGATCGCTTTTCTTCGTCGGCTGATGTCCTCCAAGCCCTCAATTCTCAAATATCAGTACAGCCATCGATAAGCGCTCCAATACAAAGCACTCCAATACAAGCCCCACCAGTGCAATCAGCACATCAGACCAGTATCCAAGTCCCTCCACCTGCACCACTTCCTAATTTTGCACCTTCGGTTCCTAAGCCTGTAGCTCCGCGATCGCAGAAAACGCCTTGGATTTTAGCAGCGCCAATTAGTATTCAATTCATTGCAGCTTTTTTGCTCGGTGTCGAAACGATGCTGCTATGGCAAGTGAGCGCAACGGTCGGGCTAGCCTTAATCGGCTCTCCTGCCAATTTAATTACTTTTGCCGCCCTATTGCTGGGTGTAATTCTGCTCAGGATTAGTTCCATTCTTGATAATAAAGACCTATTTGTATTCGTAAATTTGTTGAGCTTTGCCGCAGTTTGGGGAGTGCAAACCTTTGGGAAACTCTCTCAATTTCAGAGCTTTCCTAACTGGATCGAGATTGCTCAATATTGCGGAGTCGCAGGTTTTAGTGCGATCGCACTGATGGCAGCCTTTCGCCTCATCTTCCAATTACTCTATTCCTTTCTCTAA
- a CDS encoding mechanosensitive ion channel domain-containing protein — protein MDVLLTKLYEIFTAQILDVGGTKFSIATIASLLGLIILSFFVSRLISEIIRRSLLTRLRINRGLQEAITVFIKYLLITLSSVIILQTAGINLSSLAVIAGVVGIGIGFGLQNIASNFISGLVLLFEQTIKVGDYIEIGELKGTIEKISIRSTIIRTEDDLFVIVPNQRFIENNTVNWSYQGHTCRIHIPVSVAYDTDLLVLTETLLTAARNEPRVLSNPPPEVWFKSFGKDSLEFELLVWIDDPDANEPIRSSINFRIAYEFRSKGIRIPFPTRELILHNPKVLSQIVNTKAPEDDEHIQNLRTTKQTSSKISSANNEIDTSSLRDLLRKISYFERSTEVELFALIARGYRKYIDVGEVICGEGDPSEEFYIILSGAVEVFSERNNQAIATLREGDFFGEISLLTGTPRTATVRALVANTVVFVVERRQLQKLLSEHKELGEQIAVKLSERQQILISLGLLNEEELQRSQYAALAWVRDRLNDLFGINLGKN, from the coding sequence ATGGATGTTTTATTAACAAAACTGTATGAAATCTTCACAGCCCAAATTTTAGATGTCGGAGGTACTAAGTTTTCGATCGCCACAATCGCCTCTTTACTAGGACTAATCATCCTATCTTTTTTTGTATCTAGACTTATTAGCGAAATCATTCGGCGATCGCTTTTAACTCGACTTCGCATTAATCGCGGATTACAAGAAGCTATTACCGTATTTATCAAATATTTACTGATCACTCTTAGTAGTGTGATCATTTTACAAACGGCGGGAATTAATCTTAGTTCCTTAGCTGTAATTGCAGGTGTAGTAGGAATTGGAATCGGCTTTGGGTTACAAAATATTGCTAGCAACTTTATTAGCGGACTAGTCTTGCTATTCGAGCAAACAATCAAAGTTGGTGATTACATCGAAATCGGAGAACTCAAAGGCACAATTGAAAAAATTTCTATTCGCTCCACAATTATTCGTACTGAAGATGACTTATTTGTGATTGTGCCAAATCAACGGTTTATCGAAAATAATACTGTCAACTGGAGTTATCAAGGTCATACTTGCCGAATTCATATCCCTGTTAGTGTTGCTTATGACACAGATCTATTAGTCTTAACTGAAACTTTGCTAACTGCGGCTCGAAATGAACCCCGTGTACTATCTAACCCACCACCAGAAGTTTGGTTTAAATCATTTGGGAAAGACTCACTTGAGTTTGAGCTATTAGTCTGGATTGATGATCCTGATGCCAACGAACCAATTCGGAGTTCGATTAATTTTCGGATTGCCTATGAGTTTAGATCTAAAGGCATTAGAATTCCTTTCCCCACTAGAGAGCTAATTCTGCACAATCCTAAAGTACTCAGTCAAATTGTTAATACGAAAGCTCCAGAAGATGATGAACATATACAAAATCTACGAACCACAAAACAAACCAGCTCTAAAATATCTTCCGCTAATAATGAAATAGACACTAGTAGTCTGCGTGATTTATTGCGAAAAATATCCTACTTTGAGAGAAGCACAGAAGTAGAACTATTTGCATTAATTGCAAGAGGTTATCGTAAATATATTGATGTTGGTGAAGTGATTTGCGGTGAAGGCGATCCTAGTGAGGAGTTCTACATTATTTTGTCTGGGGCAGTAGAAGTTTTTTCTGAAAGGAATAATCAAGCGATCGCAACTTTAAGAGAAGGGGATTTTTTTGGAGAGATATCTCTTCTGACTGGAACGCCTCGGACTGCAACTGTTCGAGCTTTGGTGGCTAATACAGTTGTTTTTGTGGTTGAGCGTCGGCAATTGCAAAAACTTTTAAGTGAACATAAGGAATTAGGTGAACAAATCGCCGTGAAATTATCGGAACGTCAACAGATTTTAATCAGTCTCGGATTATTGAATGAAGAAGAATTACAGCGATCGCAATACGCTGCACTGGCATGGGTACGCGATCGCTTAAATGATTTGTTTGGGATTAACTTAGGGAAAAATTGA